ATATGCTTTTCTAATTGATGGTTCATCCAGAATAATCAAGTGAAGGCTATCAAAGGCTAATATGTGTTAACTTGCCATTCCATGCTCTTCTCAGTGTTATGCCCCTGTTCGGAGGCATAGACTCATGTTCTGGAGAATAGTTTTGACCAATTATAGTTAAGTGCTGGTGGTAGTACCAAAAGCCCTAAAGAAGATGAGCAAGATGTTAAAATGGGAGTTTTTAGTAACTGCAACAACCTTTAAGGTCAGAAGGCTGCTGGGAGTTGCTGGAAGTACTTTAATATCAGGAAGGGTATGGTAAACATCAGTGCAGTTTCAGAGGACAGATCAATAACAGTATATATGACCTGGAGTAGAGGGTGCTTGGAGGCCTGTCTGTGACCTCAGGGGATCTCTACAAGAAGGAAAAGTGATTGCCAAAGTCCACGGGGGCTGGGTGTGGCGACCTTTCCATTCTCTACAAGAAGGAAAAGTGATTGCCAAAGTCCATAGGGGCTGGGGGTGGCGAACTTTCCGTTCTTAAGAGTTGTGTATGTACCTACCTCACAGCATGGTTCAGAGGgagtaaatgaaataacatacatAAAAACTGTAACACAAAATTTGGATCTGTTGGATCTgttttagccgggcatggtggcaggcacctgtaatcctagtagtGAAAAGGTCATTGGTCAATTAATGTTAGATGGTGTTATTGGTATATTCTCTTGTCTGTGGGATTAGATTTCTTATAATACTTGAAGTACTtatatcttgttttaattttcccTCTTCTCAGGGATTTGAGAGCACCTCCAGAACAAGGAAAGATTTTTATTGCAAGGCGATCTCTCTTAGAGTGagtatttttagttgtttttaattaaatatgtttgaattttttaaaaaagctattcTTACAGAATCATTGCTTAGTATATGGATATGTAATGAGTTTGTTCTGTATCTGTATAAATCATTAGTGGGTTTTTTGTTGTATgttctctcttgctcctttctGATCTTCTGGTTCTGTGTCTAGTTTCGAAAGAGGAGTTAGGGATACGAATGGTTATCTGGGCTTggcactgtgactcacacctataatcctagcattttgggaggctgaggcaggcagattgcttgagtccgggagtttgccaaagaccagtttgggcagcatggcaagactctctctacaaaaaatacagaaaattagccaggcttggtggtgcatacctgtaatcccagctactcaggagtctgagacaggaggatcgcttgagcccaggaagatggagattgcagtgggccgagactgtgccactgcactccagactgagcgaCAGGTGCAACACCcagcaactccagcctgggtgacagagcaagactgtctcaataaaaaaagaagtgtacttttctttaaaaagacatCTTATGCTTCTCAAAAGTTACTTTCTGTGAGTCAAATTGATGTTTACTACTTCCCCTAGATAAGAAGGCCTGTTTTCTAAGCATGTAATGTGCTGTTTAGTGTTTTCTAAGCATGTAATGTATAGTGTTCAGTGTTCTGTCACACTGTAGTTTGAAggaattaatcttttaaaatttacatctGGGGGAAAACGCAGGTTTTTCacataaaagggaaaagaaaatttattttaaacattataatTAGGATTTTAGTGATAGAatttatacatgaaaaataaacaaaattacacattaactaaaaaaaaaaaattttaaccaaGGAAATAGAACATGCTTTCTGTGGCTCAGATGAGTTTTTTTTAGACTATGAAGATTCTTAGTCCAGAGATTGAGTAGTAGTATATTAGATTACTAAAAGCATTTAGAAGGTTAGCATTATCATTCCAGAAACAAgttaaaacaagttaaaaaacCTGTTTTAGTCAGATATAAAAGATTTATTTAGGAAAAGTCATCTACATTATTGttacattctaaaagaaaattagaCCAGTCTTAAATACAAAAGTCAATGAGGAGAAGGTAAAATCTTTGTAAATGGTTGAGTTTTATAGACGTGTAGGGTAGTAGTtggttatcatcatcatcatcatgatcaaCATTATAGAAATTCATGTCAATTTTAACATTTTGGAAACAGATAgtacttaatatatattaaatttaggGAGTAGAATGTATGCATaggattaaaaaaattcttagcaTTTGAAATAGTTTGTTTCCTGTTTCTAGTGAATGGCCTTTGTTTACTTAGAAAACATCCATTTCTGGTAGGTTTTAAAGAATGTAGACCattcttttttgagatgtttttgGAGAGTGGATTAAGCACCTTCTCAATGGCTTTAAGTTAACTGCTTTAAGAAAAGACTTTACTATATGGtgttttaaatttgaatataGATTATTAACTTGTTTTGTTTGAACTACATTTACAGTGAGCTGCTTGAAGTGGACCACATCAGAACAATATATCACATGTTTATTGCCCTCCTCATTCTCTTTATCCTGAGCACACTTGTAGTAGATTACATTGATGAAGGAAGGTAAGATAACAAAAAAGATGGCTGGCTAGTTGATGCATGAGAAGTTAGGGGTTTTCACTAAATTTTGGTAAATTGATTAAATTGCTTCAGGAAATCCTAAAGCAGCAGATTTGAGGGTGATATTCCTCTGCCCTGAAAAGTTTAACTGATGAGAAATTAGAAgtttcattacttttattttcaaaatggtttATTTGAATAGACCATAATCAGTAGTTTCTAGGTAGTTTTCCCAAATGGGAGAACTTTGTACACAGTTGACTtatgaacaacatgggtttgaactgtgcatGTCCACTTATACGCggcagttttgctttttcttttcttttctttgtttttatttttgagatggagtctcactcttgttgcccaggctggagtgcaatggcgccatctcggctcaccacaacctctgccccctgggttcaagcgattctcctgcctcagcctcccgagtagctgggattacagtcatgcaccaccatgcccggcgcattttctgttttttttttttttttttagtagagacggggtttctccatgtcggtcaggctagtcccgaactccctacctcaggtgatcgcccgcctcagcctcccaaagtgctgggattacaggcgtgagccgccacatcTGGCTGGAATTTTTTCAATCAATATGTTTAGCactctgtatccatgggttctaCATCTGCAAGCAAAGGCAGATTGGGATCTGATTCAGATCTGGGATCTGGATCAGATTGGGATCTATTCCAGGATGtgaaacacacatataaaaatggCAGATTTTtcatatctgtgggttccacgGGGCCAACTGTGGGACTTGAATTTGCATAGATTTTGGTGTCTGCACActgtcctggaaccagtcccctaTATATAGGGAGGGATAACTGTATATGATTGATTAACTTTTTGATTGTCTTTGTTTAAGATGGTTACTTAAAACAAGTAGCTTATTGAAATTGAAGGTTGAAaaatttgatatttctttttaatgtgaaagTCAAATTGTAGGCCAGGCAtgattgctcatgcctgtaatctcagcactttgggaggccaaggcaggaggatcacttgagctcaggagtttgagaccagcctgggcaacatctctgcaaaaaatttaaaaattagccaggcatggtggcacacattggtagttccagctactcaggaggatgagatgggaggatcacttgagccagggaggttgaggctgcagtggaactgtgtttgtgccactgcactccagcctgggtgacaaaggagacccgatctcaaaataaaatttcaaaactcaAATTGTAGCTTAAAATTTGTGTGTGGTAATCATGGATTGAATTATGtactttttttgaaaattaaatttggaGATAATGGTATAGTAtattaacagattttttaaattgtacatatttcttctgaaaaatcaTCTTTTGTATATAAGAATGATTGCTCTTTGAATATTTTCCATAGGATATTTTagagtttaaaaattaatgtgaGAATCTAATCTTTCAGAAGTTCAAAGTCCAATTATCTTAGATATCTTAAGTTTGAAGACTGTATTTATCTTAGGACTTTTAGAAAACTTGTTTCTAAAGAACATATATTGTTGATATATATATTGTAAAGCAGATGGTTAGAAGCAGATCTCTAACTAGCAGAACTATTACATCCATGACTTCAGCGTATTAATGTTGTGGTGTTTCATAAGGTTGAAAGTTTGGTGtttgaaagttttaaattctgtgaACTCAGTGTATATTAAAAATTCACCTCTATGTTCTTTTTCTGTACCTTTTCTCCCCAGGCTGGTGCTTGAGTTCAGCCTCCTGTCCTATGCTTTTGGCAAATTTCCTACCGTTGTTTGGACCTGGTGGATCATGTTCCTGTCTACATTTTCAGTTCCCTATTTTCTGTTTCAACGTTGGGCCACTGGCTATAGCAAGAGTTCTCATCCGCTGATCAATTCTCTCTTCCATGGCTTTCTTTTCATGGTCTTCCAGATTGGAATTCTAGGTTTTGGACCAACATATGTTGTGTTAGCATATACACTGCCACCAGCCTCCCGGTTCATCATTATATTCGAGCAGGTAAGGCTTTAAGTGTTACCCAGGGCGATGCTGTTCTcagctaaaataataataatgatgatgacatACTGATACTATTATTTTTAGCTGTATCAGCTTGGATAAATTTTCATGTATTGTTCCTTTTGCCATTATCTATAAAATTGTTAAACTAGAATCTTCTCACCTCTTAAGTTTCATTCTAGCTTCCATGTTCTCtgaattttgataaataaaataaattacgttgaacttttttttttttttttttttgggacagaatctcgctctgtcacccaggctggagtgcagtggcacgatctcggctcattgcaacccccgcctcccaggttcaagcgatttttcagcctcagcctcccaagtggctgggactacaggcgcctgccaccacacctggctaatttttgtatttttagtagagacaggtttcaccatattggctaggctggtctcaaactcctgacctcatgatctgcctgctgtggcctcccaaagtgctgggtttacaggtgtgagccactgggcttgGCCACATTGAACTATTTTTGATGCATCAAGATTTTGTTCCTGAATACTTTTTGTAAAagtcatttaaattataaaatattttcgtAATTAAAAACTTCACTTTTGAAATGTCAGATTCATTGTTTTGTCATGTAACTATTTCTATCTAAATAaaggttttattttgatttgtttctaCACTCATCAGGATTTTCTGACTTTATTGGCTATCTGTAATGTGTTTGACTAATGGAAAGGACACTTGCAGGAGACTTTCTTTGAACAGACATCTTTTTCCTCCTGCTTTTGTAGATTCGTTTTGTAATGAAGGCCCACTCATTTGTCAGAGAGAACGTGCCTCGGGTACTAAATTCAGCTAAGGAGAAATCAAGTATGTAATTTCTTTTGtacattctttcttcctcccctccccccatcccattcccttcccttctttccttcttttcttccttccttcctccctgccttctttccttccttcctccctgccttctttcctccctccctcccttccttcctttcttccttcctctctctcttttcttttgtttgtgtaATTTCATTAGTTTAAAGGATTATTGACTGGATATTTCACCCTTTGTTGTTTGCTGGGGTGTCACATCATATATTGCAGAGATtgtgttttatttcaaatatatatgatCCATATTGATTTTGAGGACTACTTCATTGTTTCCTGACTATTCCTGCTTTGCCCTTGGacctacaattttaaaaaaattgattatcTTTTGTaactttgcattatttttatggaATGTTAATAGCCTCATTACACCTGTGCCTGCCTATTCTTTGCACAGTGTTGCTTCACACTCTAGAAGTTATCTCAGTCACAGGAATAACTTGGTTTAAAGAGATTGGTAATAATTCAATTCGTGCAAGAATAAGAAGTCATTTTAGAGGTCAGGAAAAAAGAACATGAGCTGATAAGTCCTTTTATTATTCCCTGTTATGTGCTTCCTTGTATCCCCCCTTTATTTTTGCTGTGAAAAATCAAAGAACCTCTGATCTAACTATAGTTTGCCTTTTCTAGGCACTGTTCCAATACCTACAGTCAACCAATATTTGTACTTCTTATTTGCTCCTACCCTTATCTACCGTGACAGCTATCCCAGGTAATGGTACTGTGAAGCAGAAATGTGGTAAGCACCAAAAGTGTGGCATGAGTGAGGTAGGATAGATAAACAAGGGCCAGTTAACATAGGGACATAGAAAATATAGAatgagttttcattttctgtctgaCCTGGGAAGCCTCAAATGGTGAGTAGAGAAGTTTAATTTGGTTATAGTAATTTTTGACAGAATAATCAAGTATTTCATATGGTCATAAATGATGTTCTGTGTGTAAAaccattaattaatttattttattttattttttttctgagatgggagtcttgctctgtcacccaggctgcaacgTAGCACCCAGTGGTGCTAcgttggctccctgcaacctctgccccctgggttcacgtgattctcctgcctcagtgtcccaagtagctggcattacaggtgtgcgccaccacccccagttagttttgttgtatttttagtagagatggggtttcaccatattggccaggctggtctcgagctcctggtcactgccttccaaagtgcttggattacaggtgtgagccaccgcgcctgcctaAGAAACATTAATTGTGAGGGTCTTTATTCAAGTTCAATTACTTTATTTAGAaaccttatttttgtttctttctttttcaggaatCCCACTGTAAGATGGGGTTATGTCGCTATGCAGTTTGCACAGGTAAGTTTTTGTAACTGTCTATGGTATGTTGATTAGGAGATGGGGATTCATATTTATGATAATAATATAATCTACCTAAATCTAATTGGGAACTAAGAATGCTTTCTGTTGACATTACGCAGTCTTTTAAACTATTTCCAGTATACTAAATGGTGTTTGTTTTGCCAACATCAGAagtaattttctttaataaaagaatatattaggccaggcgcagtgactcgcgcctgtaatcccagcactttgggcggccgaggtgggcagatcacgaggtcaggagtttgagaccagcctgaccaacatggtgaagccccatctctactaaaaatacaaaaattagcctggcgtggtggcacgtacctgtaatctcagctactcggaaggctgaggcaggagaattgcttgaacctgggatacggaggttacagtgagctgagatcacgccactgtattccagcctgggcaacaaagcaagactccatctcaaaaaaaaaaaaaaaaaaaaaagaatgtattattttataaagtaattCTAGTTGGTAATGTCAGTAAACATTAATTTGCCCCTTCCTGTTTCTCGGGGGAGGTGTATATGTATGTGGGTATGGTCTGACTCTTCCCcattcctcctcccacctccatcaGAATCATTAATCCTGGAGGATCCCATTTTAAATCATTGTCTCAATCAAATGCCCATTTATGAAATAAGTTCTTTCgttaaaagggtttttttttttttttttagacaaagtcccgctctgtcacctaggccggagtgcagtgatgcaatcttggctcactgcagcctccacctcccgaattcaagcgattctcctgcataagcctcctgagtaactgggattacaggtgcctaccaccacgcctggctaatttttgtatttttagtagagatagggtttcaccatgttggccaggctggtttcgaactcctgacctcaagtcatcaacctgcctcagcctcccaaagtggtaggattacaggagtgagccactgtacccgaccATGTTACGGGTTTTAAGCAGCAGGAAGAACAGGTTCTAAGAGtaagctcttttaaaaatatcatttggtAAAGGGTTAGGAAAAGTGATGGTAGAAACTAGGCTTGAGTAATCTCTCTGAAGGATTATAGCAGTCTTCTATACTAGTGTTAAATGGAATACATATGCGAACGTTACTTTAAGGGTCATATCTGCACTTTCTTTTGGAGAGAAAAACATCGCCTTCCATTTTATTAAGCCATCGTTATTATAATTCTGTCTCTGTTATGTTCCAGGTCTTTGGTTGCTTTTTCTATGTGTACTACATCTTTGAAAGACTTTGTGCCCCCTTGTTTCGGAATATCAAACAGGAGCCCTTCAGCGCTCGTGTTCTGGTCCTATGTGTATTTAACTCCATCTTGCCAGGTAACGTGGATACTTGTTAATTTGGTAATTAACAAGTGAATTAATGCATAAATTCACGAGGTAAATAGAAAGCTATTGCCTATGAGCACCTTTGGTTTGCCTACTTTTTCATCTAAACTTCTATACGTCTATACCCATCTTGACCTCTTTTGcatctgttttataaatgaagtaTCCTTCTTCCAGTCGCAGGTCAGTCTTTCATCTTCTGGCTTTCACTCAAGTTGTGCCTTCTCTGACAGTGAACAGTCCACATTCATGCTGTGTTTTCCTGTTCACTATTCAGTTCATTGTCATCTTGCTCCTGATTCCACCAAGCCACTTAAATGCCCTTTGTTGAAATTACTAGTAACCTCCATATTCTAATCCAGTGGATGGATTAAGACGTACTTTAACCCTTATCCAAGTTGACCTCCATGAAGCATTGGGTGCTGCTGACCACATTTTGAAATCTCTCTTGTCActattttcttgctctttttttgaaaccgggtctctctttgtcacccagtctgaatgcagtggtgtgatcatggcttactagccttgacctcttgggctcaagtgctcctctcgcctcagtagctgggactacaggtgcatgccaccacgcctggctaagtttttattttttggagagacggggtctccctgtgttgcccaagccgttctcaaactcctgggctcaagttatcctcctgtctcagcctctcaaagtgctggggttacaggcttgagccaccatgcctgaccttttACCACTATTTCTTATTTTCCTCCTGTCTTTCTGGCCATACCttgatttcttaaatttatttattgtgttttttttttttttgtctattataaagatatatgagTACCTAGTACTATGCCAGGTGCAGAGGACTCAGAAGTGAACAAGACATGTATTATCTTTACACTCTGGGAGTTTTTATAGTTTCCCttacttttcctctttcctttactCATTGAATGTTGGTAATGTTTTGTGTCAtcaccttccctttcttttcttctcttgcaTTCCTCTTACAGTAACCCTCCCTCACCGGCCCCAAGACTTATTTGAATGAACTCTGTATCTGTCCCTAAAATAGAATATGTGTTACATACTTGAGTGTCTTCCTCACTAGCTGCAAAGTTATTGAGATCAAGGATTGTCTTTTATAGCCAATCACAGTCTCTCTCATATTGTCTGGTACATAGTTGAtgctctataaatatatattttttaataaatgagtgAAAGAGGTGGACATATAAATGGATATTTTACAATATATTGTAATATGTACTACATAAGTAGGATAAACAAAATGCTTATGGCCTTTGTTTCGTATTAGAGAGAATATTTAATACTGGGTATTGAAAAATAGGTATTTGCCTGGCAGAGAATTGGTGGAAAGGTCATTCTAGGTAGTGGGATGGATGCAAGGGAGTGGAGCATTCTGGAATGGCATAAATCCAGTTGTGGATGATGTTTACAACACTTAAGAGGGTAgaatcattggagatatgtttaGAATGTTACTGTGTCACTATGTTAACTGTCACTGTTAACGTTTTGGACTGGTTAATTCTTTGTTTGGAGTGGCAGTCTTCTGCATTGTGGCATAATCTGTTTAGCAGCATCCTGGCCTCTAGCAACTGGATACCAGTGGCACAACTCCCTCTCCTCCAATTGTCACAGCactggtgcagtggcttgcaccatagtcccagctaccctggaggctaaggtggaaggatcacttgagccctgtgAGTTgaagttcagcctgggcaacatagtgagaccctgtctcttaaaaacaaagtctctAGAATTTCAAATGTCCTGTGGGGGAGAGGGGCCAAAGTCTCTCCCCAGTTTTAAACAATTGCTGAAGACGGGGGTATAGGGGCCAGATTTTTAAAGGGCCTTGGGTACCAGGTTAAGCCATATATCTAggcatttcttaaaaacaaactgggtaggctgggcgtggtggctcacgcctgtaatcccagcactttgggaggccgagctgggtggatcacgaggtcaggagattgagaccagcctggtcaacatggtgaaaccccgtctctacgggGTTTCTATTACTCTATTTTGCAtctctaaaaatgcaaaaacttagtcgggtgtggtggcacgtgcctgtaatcccagctactcgggaggctgaggtaggagaattgcttgaaccctggaggtggaggttgcagtgagccgagatctctccattgcactccagcctgggtgacagagtgagactctgtctcaaaaaaaaaaaaaaaaaaaacccagactaGGTAACGTCATTTGTTGAACCCACTTTGAAGGAagttactgttttaaaattaagataattaacTCCAAAAGCATATCATCTCTGGAATGGGTAAACTGGAATAATaacttatattttacaaaataataccAGCTAAATAAAATGATGTGATATAATTAGTTGCTTGGCATGTGAGCTATTTGGAAAGACTGTTAATATTGTTAATCTTATTTTTAGGTGTGCTGATTCTCTTCCTtactttttttgcctttttgcaCTGCTGGCTCAATGCCTTTGCTGAGATGTTACGCTTTGGCGACAGGATGTTCTATAAGGTAGTATATACTTAGACTTagctttcttttcacatttttttgtcTTCCTCATTATTAAGTATTTCGACATTGTTGGCCAATGTCACCAGCCTTTCACACaaacattgtgaaataattttcttttctacaaaTTTTGCCAATATTCTCTGAAATTCAGTTACAGATATAACTAGCATAACCTTGTGTTTTCTTCTGTCTCTAATGTCTGCTCCCTTATCATAAGCACATGGTTTCTGCTGGATCCTGCGAGGATATATTGGTGATTCCAGTAGGAAACTATTGGTTCAGAGCACACCATGAGACTTCCCTGAGTGTTCATTCATTTGAAATGGACCATCTAGTTCTGTAGGAGTGACCTCAGCAAATTATTCATTTAAGACAGCTGAGCAGTTCATGAGGGAAATAACttttccctgttttgttttgaaaggtATTAATTTTGCTTCAGATAGTATCCTTATGCTTCTAAAGTTGGAATAAAGCTCTAGAATTAGAGTCAGAATGGCTCATAGCATTCTTTAACCCTACCTAAAGCTCTCTTtcagtttggtttgtttttggcaACACTCCAAGTCTACCAACTTCTTTCTCAAACATTAAGTGCGGATTGCAGATTTTAGATAGCTGATCTCATTCATCTGATCTTAAAATTGGGAGCAAGAAATATATATAGGGATACCAGGACTTTGAGGTGACCACCGTCTCACTCTTTGGGTAATTTTGCCATTTCTGGTAACCACCAAACAGCTCTCTAGTGTTAGCACTCTATCTGGTCTTCATGACCATAGAATTTTCTCATGACATTCTAGCAAGGTAAGGGGGGTGGGGCTTACTGATTGCTGTTCAGATGGACATAGACTtaaatggttctgtgtgttgtGTATGAACCTAGGAACTAAATCATACATAGTACGAGAATTCATGTCATATTCAACATTAATAACCAAAATGCCTTTGAAGATTTTTCTGTCATCAGCATATGAACCAACAGTTTATCACAGTGTACTTCGGTTTTTCTGTTACATGTGTTCTTTGGGAAAGTCAGGGGGGGTTGCTTTTgggtggtgtgtgtttgtgtgtatagtTTTATACCTTTACTTTTTCCCTCAGGATTGGTGGAACTCCACGTCATACTCTAACTATTACAGAACCTGGAATGTGGTGGTCCATGACTGGCTATATTACTATGCTTACAAGGACTTTCTCTGGGTAAGCAGCAAGATTTAAGTTAatgttatttaagaaatagaGATTCTTTTTCAGAA
This DNA window, taken from Macaca mulatta isolate MMU2019108-1 chromosome 1, T2T-MMU8v2.0, whole genome shotgun sequence, encodes the following:
- the SOAT1 gene encoding sterol O-acyltransferase 1 isoform X1; protein product: MVGEEKMSLRNRLSKSRENPEEDEDQRKPAKESLEAPSNGRIDIKQLIAKKIKLTAEAEELKPFFMKEVGSHFDDFVTNLIEKSASLDNGGCALTTFSILEGEKNNHRAKDLRAPPEQGKIFIARRSLLDELLEVDHIRTIYHMFIALLILFILSTLVVDYIDEGRLVLEFSLLSYAFGKFPTVVWTWWIMFLSTFSVPYFLFQRWATGYSKSSHPLINSLFHGFLFMVFQIGILGFGPTYVVLAYTLPPASRFIIIFEQIRFVMKAHSFVRENVPRVLNSAKEKSSTVPIPTVNQYLYFLFAPTLIYRDSYPRNPTVRWGYVAMQFAQVFGCFFYVYYIFERLCAPLFRNIKQEPFSARVLVLCVFNSILPGVLILFLTFFAFLHCWLNAFAEMLRFGDRMFYKDWWNSTSYSNYYRTWNVVVHDWLYYYAYKDFLWFFSKRFKSAAMLAVFAVSAVVHEYALAVCLSFFYPVLFVLFMFFGMAFNFIVNDSRKKPIWNVMMWTSLFLGNGVLLCFYSQEWYARQHCPLKNPTFLDYVRPRSWTCRYVF
- the SOAT1 gene encoding sterol O-acyltransferase 1 isoform X2, with amino-acid sequence MELKPFFMKEVGSHFDDFVTNLIEKSASLDNGGCALTTFSILEGEKNNHRAKDLRAPPEQGKIFIARRSLLDELLEVDHIRTIYHMFIALLILFILSTLVVDYIDEGRLVLEFSLLSYAFGKFPTVVWTWWIMFLSTFSVPYFLFQRWATGYSKSSHPLINSLFHGFLFMVFQIGILGFGPTYVVLAYTLPPASRFIIIFEQIRFVMKAHSFVRENVPRVLNSAKEKSSTVPIPTVNQYLYFLFAPTLIYRDSYPRNPTVRWGYVAMQFAQVFGCFFYVYYIFERLCAPLFRNIKQEPFSARVLVLCVFNSILPGVLILFLTFFAFLHCWLNAFAEMLRFGDRMFYKDWWNSTSYSNYYRTWNVVVHDWLYYYAYKDFLWFFSKRFKSAAMLAVFAVSAVVHEYALAVCLSFFYPVLFVLFMFFGMAFNFIVNDSRKKPIWNVMMWTSLFLGNGVLLCFYSQEWYARQHCPLKNPTFLDYVRPRSWTCRYVF